One stretch of Nocardia mangyaensis DNA includes these proteins:
- a CDS encoding sensor histidine kinase has translation MHSSPLTPVVTTLRLGLHVLVTVLAVVVAVRAVVDGGHGVAVVALTAVWLVVYFAGAEVPRRFGKVELGSGRAARVVRGPRTRADASVGMGARSGAMWLWLGVLTVLWLILLAFTPDAVYLAFGLFFLYLHLLPRPWNLVTVVLATAFGVFGFAAHRGWSVGAVIGPVLGAAVAIGIGLGYQALYREAVEREQLIDELISTRAVLADQERTAGKLAERERLAKEIHDTVAQGLSSIQLLLHAAEQAAPDHPALERIQLARQTAAEDLAETRRLIDELSPAALDGQSLADALERICGRAQSPTLATQLLVEGEPERLPMPVEAALVRIAQSAVANVVQHAEAARMRVTLTYADTDVHLDIVDDGVGIDPGALRGSRAFGLAAMRSRVEQQGGAMTVESEPGHTAVTVSFPLGAAS, from the coding sequence GTGCACTCGTCCCCGCTGACCCCGGTGGTCACCACGCTGCGGCTCGGCCTGCACGTGCTGGTGACGGTGCTGGCCGTGGTGGTCGCGGTGCGGGCGGTGGTCGATGGTGGGCACGGCGTCGCGGTGGTCGCGCTGACCGCCGTCTGGCTGGTCGTCTACTTCGCCGGGGCCGAGGTGCCGCGGCGTTTCGGGAAAGTCGAGCTGGGTTCGGGTCGTGCTGCGCGAGTCGTCAGGGGACCGAGGACTCGCGCAGACGCATCGGTGGGGATGGGGGCCCGGTCCGGGGCCATGTGGCTGTGGCTGGGCGTGCTCACCGTCCTGTGGCTCATCCTGCTCGCGTTCACGCCCGACGCTGTCTATCTCGCGTTCGGGCTGTTCTTCCTGTATCTGCACTTGCTCCCGCGACCGTGGAACCTGGTGACCGTGGTGCTGGCGACGGCGTTCGGGGTGTTCGGGTTCGCGGCGCATCGTGGGTGGTCGGTGGGGGCGGTGATCGGGCCGGTGCTCGGGGCGGCGGTGGCGATCGGGATCGGGCTGGGGTATCAGGCGCTGTATCGCGAGGCGGTCGAGCGCGAACAGTTGATCGACGAATTGATCAGCACCAGAGCGGTTCTCGCCGATCAGGAACGCACCGCGGGCAAGCTGGCCGAACGCGAGCGTCTCGCCAAGGAGATCCACGACACCGTCGCCCAGGGGCTGAGCAGCATTCAGCTGCTGCTGCACGCCGCCGAGCAAGCCGCACCGGATCACCCCGCGCTGGAACGCATTCAGCTCGCCCGCCAGACCGCTGCGGAGGATCTGGCCGAAACCCGCAGGCTCATCGACGAACTCTCGCCCGCCGCGCTGGACGGTCAATCCCTCGCCGATGCGCTGGAACGGATCTGCGGCCGGGCGCAGTCGCCGACGCTGGCCACACAATTGCTCGTCGAAGGGGAACCGGAGCGGTTGCCGATGCCGGTGGAAGCCGCGCTGGTGCGGATCGCGCAGAGCGCGGTCGCCAATGTCGTCCAGCATGCCGAGGCCGCGCGCATGCGGGTCACCCTCACCTATGCCGACACCGATGTGCACCTCGACATCGTCGACGACGGCGTCGGCATCGATCCCGGTGCCCTGCGCGGATCGCGCGCGTTCGGACTGGCCGCCATGCGCAGTCGCGTCGAACAGCAGGGCGGAGCGATGACCGTCGAATCAGAGCCAGGCCACACCGCCGTCACCGTGTCCTTCCCCCTGGGAGCCGCCTCGTGA